A window of Rhizoctonia solani chromosome 5, complete sequence genomic DNA:
AGGCTCGGACCCAATGTCGGTAACCAGGATGGATTTACTCGTGTGACGACTGTATGCGCTTTGAGTTAGCACGGCCGCTTGGTACGATTCAAGAAGGGAACCCACCTTTGAGCCATACCCGGCTTGTTCGAACCACGTCTTGAAAAGCGACAAAGTCGGGAGGAGGGCCTGCAAACAGTACTGACGAGGGATGAATGAATACATCCTCTTTGACTCCGATTGCTTGATAAGGTACACCTCGCGCCGAAGTACGTTTTACGCcagtttgtttttcaatGTAGTCTTTTCGTACGGCTATCTGGTCAATAAATCCCGACGTGATAATTTGCCGGAGAAGTTTGATCTGGTTAAGAGATGAGTTTTGAGTGCAATACATTTTTGTGAAGTAGCACTAACCTGGTTCTCCGAAGGTGGTTTCATTATTCCACTTAGTTCTTTTTCCGTCTCTGGGAATGCAGAAATAACAGTGTGTGCTATTTGTCCGCGAAGTTTGTGAATTTCTTCCATTGCCTGATAAAATTGTATTAGTGTGTAGCTCAGAATCAGGACACAGCACTCACCTTGGGCCTAATGAAATTCTCTCTGCAAAACTTTTCCACTGCAGATTCGTTGCCTTTCCGTAGAGTGCCAAGGCCCCGATTGTGTTCAAATTCATAGGCTCCGATCACTGATAACCACCTGAAAATGTCGCTTGTACCCTTTCCAAATGCAGAATGAACCTAATAATATGGTAAATATGTAGTTGCGACACATACATCTATAACATACCTGTAGGGATTTGAAAAACTCCCTCCTTCGCGCTTTCCGAACCTCCTTAGCCCTCAGCTCCTCATTCCTAATCTCTTTAAACTCGGGTGCCAACTCTAGctcatcctcttcctcgccATCATCATTATCATCTCCTACCGCCTCTTCGCGCAAGAATGGATCCCCAACGCTCAAAGCAGCTGCAATCGCAATCACATACGGCAGGCATCCCTTTTGTCGACCCACAACAAGCATCTTGGAGAACCTCGGCGAAACAGGGAACAAGCTCATCGCTCGGCCAAGAGGCGTGACTTGTCCGCCGACGACCACTGCTTTCCCTTCGCCCGCCAGAGCGCCTAAATGCGCGAGCGTCACTTCGGCGCGTCTCAGAGATTCTCGCTCAGGGGGCGTTGGGAATGGGAAATTGACGACCGCGTCGATGCCCATGCTTTTCATTTGGAGCACCACGCCTTCGACTGGCATTCGCTCGATCTCGGGTTTGGCATGTGTAGGAAAGTGGGATTCGTAGAGCGCTGAGGAGTAGAGGCGATAACAATGCCCGGGACCCGTGCGGCCGGCTCGACCGGACCGTTGGGCTGCTGAGGCTTTGGAGATCCATGAGATGTCGAAGGATTGAAGGCCAGACGTTGAGTCGAATCGGCGCTGGTGTGCATTACCTTAGTTTAAGGGAGATAAAAATAGATCGGCGAAGGTGATTTACCTCTTTAGCTCGACCGGTATCAACAACATATCGGATTCCGGGAATTGTCAAAGACGTCTCAGCCACGTTGGTAGCCACAACTACCAATCTCGCACCCTCTGGCGGGGGCTCGAACACTTTCATTTGCTTATCGCTCGGCAAGAGTGAATAAAGGGGGACAATATGCATGGGCACTGTCCAGTCGTGAGCCAGATCGAAACACAAATGTTCAACCAATGAGAAAAAACGTACCATCCGATTGCTCAGAATCGATTTGCAGTTCCTCGTTCTCCGACTCTTCGTCACTATCCAATGCATCTGGATCTTCCTCAGCCTGAGATATTTCTCCGTCGTCTACTTCATCTTTCCGAGTACCGAGTTCAACCTCCTCGGACTCGACCACACCTGCGTCACGTTAGTTTCAGTCCCGGCCCGCCCATAACTCCATGGCCTTTACCTTCCGCAGCGCCCATACTCCTGTCTTTTCCCACTTTTTCTTCCACTCTACCCTTCCTTTTCGGTCCGAATCTTTTCTCTAGCCTTGCGCAGAGCTCTACAATCTCCCTCTGACCAGTCATAAATACCAACACCCCGCCCGGTGGTAGTCTCGCATGGATTTTGGCAACCTTGGTCTCTGCAGCACGTACGTAGTCGCCCCTGGTTCGCCTATCAAAGTGAATGGTGACGGGGTGCTGGCGGGTAGTTATACTAATGACTGGAGGAGGGGTAGAGAAGAGGGTGCTGTTTTGAGCGAAATCGGAGAGACGGAGTGTTGCAGACATAATGATCAACCTCAGAGGCTACGTTCTATCAGTTTTCAAAACCAAGAGATAATACCAAGGGGAACAAGCGAACCTTGACGCCTTCTTTCCCCTCTCTCCACAACT
This region includes:
- a CDS encoding Helicase associated domain (HA2) — translated: MAPPQRVRYNAKARGSQAGGSHKRKKRVNNDGEDSNAIEAVPKSGQQKEEERRERIRQELEAQSTSKMTSKKRKRMESYINKKLKKEERVKVLAKLAVSQSDLPTSLNLASSATLGTGRLTSHAERIDKSEDLAVRKAFDGGNGRRKRRRLDPTIHGDEDESGSDSDNGSVPESIQESPKPEPAKSTPSNISPKPSLGSALASSAPPRIIPRKNKSGISRNAWNPTLYNVQKETESESSFDSSDSANDTASEDEEDEEMDGSNAPAEDSNSDSGDEDSSSGAEDSGSGSDSDTGATPPPKRSFKAWAQQQIDISKGLAQPSTSQPTAEDEPPQPTPQPINFQPKLSRPAPGQYPGPLGAPLQTPSTSLLPSSPMKAPRVTVDRSEEIQATRLELPILAEEQEIVETVLLNSVVILSGETGSGKTTQVPQFLYEAGFGVPDSDNPGMIGITQPRRVAALSTASRVSHELNLPPPVVAHQVRYAKTTSPETRIKFMTDGVLLRELTGDLMLSRYSVVIVDEAHERGVNTDVLIGVLSRVVKLREKLWREGKEGVKPLRLIIMSATLRLSDFAQNSTLFSTPPPVISITTRQHPVTIHFDRRTRGDYVRAAETKVAKIHARLPPGGVLVFMTGQREIVELCARLEKRFGPKRKGRVEEKVGKDRSMGAAEGVVESEEVELGTRKDEVDDGEISQAEEDPDALDSDEESENEELQIDSEQSDVPMHIVPLYSLLPSDKQMKVFEPPPEGARLVVVATNVAETSLTIPGIRYVVDTGRAKERRFDSTSGLQSFDISWISKASAAQRSGRAGRTGPGHCYRLYSSALYESHFPTHAKPEIERMPVEGVVLQMKSMGIDAVVNFPFPTPPERESLRRAEVTLAHLGALAGEGKAVVVGGQVTPLGRAMSLFPVSPRFSKMLVVGRQKGCLPYVIAIAAALSVGDPFLREEAVGDDNDDGEEEDELELAPEFKEIRNEELRAKEVRKARRREFFKSLQVHSAFGKGTSDIFRWLSVIGAYEFEHNRGLGTLRKGNESAVEKFCRENFIRPKAMEEIHKLRGQIAHTVISAFPETEKELSGIMKPPSENQIKLLRQIITSGFIDQIAVRKDYIEKQTGVKRTSARGVPYQAIGVKEDVFIHPSSVLFAGPPPDFVAFQDVVRTSRVWLKVVTRVNPSWLPTLGPSLSTYSKPLKVTAAAKAGKIAVVPRFGPHEWELPMTTIDK